A section of the Lampris incognitus isolate fLamInc1 chromosome 8, fLamInc1.hap2, whole genome shotgun sequence genome encodes:
- the LOC130117118 gene encoding alpha-ketoglutarate-dependent dioxygenase alkB homolog 4-like isoform X1 produces the protein MMTDTFACSTTCGCKGVRTCLSCEDSKENKHAAESGHEVFHHFWYDPVLKLAARNGGEPTSFPFPGVVIWENFISEEEESEQIRKMDQDIWNQSQSGRKKQDFGPKVNFKRRKLRLGKFCGLPEASRELVHRMLQEPLLANFQPVEQCNLDYNPQRGSAIDPHLDDSWLWGERLVTINMLSDTTLTMSLEKGLSDLGLEEEVRVAVRVPRRSLLALHSEARHKWKHAIHRKDVEARRVCITFRELSAEFLPRGQQAQLGAQLLDIALSFQGTQV, from the exons ATGATGACGGACACTTTTGCATGTAGCACAACATGTGGCTGCAAAGGCGTCCGCACCTGTCTCTCATGTGAAGACTCCAAGGAAAACAAACACGCGGCGGAGAGCGGACACGAG GTTTTCCACCATTTCTGGTATGATCCTGTGTTGAAGTTGGCTGCACGCAATGGCGGTGAGCCTACATCCTTTCCCTTCCCTGGAGTGGTTATTTGGGAAAACTTCATAtcagaagaggaggagagtgaacAGATTCGCAAGATGGACCAAGATATTTGGAACCAGTCCCAGTCTGGACGGAAGAAGCAG GACTTTGGCCCAAAAGTGAATTTCAAGCGGCGAAAATTGCGTTTGGGCAAATTCTGTGGATTGCCTGAAGCAAGCCGAGAACTGGTTCACCGAATGCTCCAAGAGCCACTTCTTGCCAACTTCCAACCAGTGGAACAGTGCAACCTGGACTACAATCCCCAGCGAGGCTCTGCCATTGACCCACATCTGGATGACTCCTGGCTGTGGGGGGAACGTCTAGTCACTATTAACATGTTATCAGACACCACATTGACGATGTCCCTCGAAAAGGGCCTATCAGACCTGGGACTGGAGGAGGAGGTTCGAGTAGCTGTGCGTGTCCCCCGCAGATCACTGCTGGCACTTCATAGTGAGGCAAGGCACAAATGGAAACACGCCATCCATAGGAAGGATGTTGAAGCACGCAGAGTTTGCATTACCTTCAGAGAGCTGTCTGCAGAGTTCTTACCCAGAGGACAGCAGGCACAGCTAGGAGCTCAGCTGTTAGATATTGCTCTAAGCTTCCAGGGTACCCAAGTCTAG
- the LOC130117118 gene encoding alpha-ketoglutarate-dependent dioxygenase alkB homolog 4-like isoform X2 produces the protein MDQDIWNQSQSGRKKQDFGPKVNFKRRKLRLGKFCGLPEASRELVHRMLQEPLLANFQPVEQCNLDYNPQRGSAIDPHLDDSWLWGERLVTINMLSDTTLTMSLEKGLSDLGLEEEVRVAVRVPRRSLLALHSEARHKWKHAIHRKDVEARRVCITFRELSAEFLPRGQQAQLGAQLLDIALSFQGTQV, from the exons ATGGACCAAGATATTTGGAACCAGTCCCAGTCTGGACGGAAGAAGCAG GACTTTGGCCCAAAAGTGAATTTCAAGCGGCGAAAATTGCGTTTGGGCAAATTCTGTGGATTGCCTGAAGCAAGCCGAGAACTGGTTCACCGAATGCTCCAAGAGCCACTTCTTGCCAACTTCCAACCAGTGGAACAGTGCAACCTGGACTACAATCCCCAGCGAGGCTCTGCCATTGACCCACATCTGGATGACTCCTGGCTGTGGGGGGAACGTCTAGTCACTATTAACATGTTATCAGACACCACATTGACGATGTCCCTCGAAAAGGGCCTATCAGACCTGGGACTGGAGGAGGAGGTTCGAGTAGCTGTGCGTGTCCCCCGCAGATCACTGCTGGCACTTCATAGTGAGGCAAGGCACAAATGGAAACACGCCATCCATAGGAAGGATGTTGAAGCACGCAGAGTTTGCATTACCTTCAGAGAGCTGTCTGCAGAGTTCTTACCCAGAGGACAGCAGGCACAGCTAGGAGCTCAGCTGTTAGATATTGCTCTAAGCTTCCAGGGTACCCAAGTCTAG